In Geotalea uraniireducens, one genomic interval encodes:
- the ilvN gene encoding acetolactate synthase small subunit, translated as MRHTITVLVENEFGVLSRVAGLFSGRGFNIDSLSVAPTNDETISRMTIVTRGDEQILEQISKQLNKLIDIIKVIDFTDGSAIEREMALVKVTAEEAHRAEVLRIADIFRAKIIDVTPKSYTIEATGSPSKIDAILELLRPLGLKELVRTGPVAIGRGAKGWKG; from the coding sequence ATGAGACATACGATCACCGTCCTGGTGGAAAATGAGTTTGGGGTGCTGTCCCGTGTCGCCGGTCTTTTTTCCGGCCGCGGCTTCAATATTGACTCGTTATCAGTGGCCCCGACCAACGATGAGACAATATCCCGCATGACGATCGTGACCCGCGGCGATGAGCAGATCCTCGAACAGATCAGCAAGCAACTCAACAAGTTGATCGATATTATCAAAGTCATTGATTTTACCGACGGCAGCGCGATCGAACGGGAGATGGCCTTGGTGAAGGTCACTGCCGAAGAGGCACATCGTGCCGAAGTCCTGAGGATCGCCGATATTTTCCGGGCCAAGATTATCGATGTAACTCCCAAATCATACACGATCGAAGCGACCGGTTCCCCTTCGAAGATCGATGCGATCCTCGAACTGCTGCGGCCGCTCGGCCTGAAGGAGTTGGTCAGAACGGGGCCGGTTGCCATCGGCCGCGGGGCCAAGGGTTGGAAGGGGTAG
- a CDS encoding phosphatidylserine decarboxylase family protein has translation MRNEKSPIAVEGIPFLAGTGLVTVVLVLLAGAIPFCWIFALVSLILTGFVAFFFRNPVRNAPADDRAIIAPADGVVIYLGPAREEHLGEEMTKISIFMSVFNVHINRVPMTGTVEDSFYVKGKFLDVRDQRASFENEQSGLIVRNDRGTRIVVVQVAGLIARRIVCYVTKGDRLVRGKRYGLIRFGSRLDVYLPREVAVQVKMGDKTIAGETILGLLP, from the coding sequence ATGCGTAATGAGAAGTCGCCTATTGCGGTGGAAGGAATTCCCTTTCTTGCCGGAACCGGGCTTGTAACCGTAGTGCTGGTGCTTCTCGCCGGAGCAATCCCTTTTTGCTGGATCTTTGCCCTCGTTTCGCTCATTTTGACAGGGTTTGTCGCCTTCTTCTTCCGGAACCCGGTGCGGAATGCCCCGGCCGATGACCGGGCAATTATTGCTCCGGCGGACGGGGTCGTGATTTACCTGGGGCCGGCCCGAGAGGAACACCTTGGCGAAGAGATGACCAAGATCAGCATTTTTATGTCGGTCTTCAACGTCCACATTAACCGGGTACCAATGACGGGCACGGTTGAGGATTCCTTCTATGTGAAGGGAAAATTTCTTGATGTGCGCGATCAGCGGGCCTCTTTTGAGAATGAGCAGAGTGGTCTGATCGTCAGAAACGACAGGGGGACAAGAATCGTCGTCGTTCAGGTCGCCGGTCTGATTGCGCGGCGGATCGTCTGCTATGTGACGAAAGGCGACCGTCTTGTCAGAGGAAAGCGCTACGGCCTGATTCGTTTCGGCTCACGCCTTGATGTTTACCTCCCCCGTGAGGTTGCCGTCCAAGTGAAAATGGGCGATAAAACGATTGCCGGCGAGACCATTTTGGGGCTGTTGCCATGA
- the ilvC gene encoding ketol-acid reductoisomerase, with translation MKIYYDKDCNLGVLKGKKVAIIGYGSQGHAHANNLKDSGIDVVVGLRPDSTSVSKATNAGLTVLPTIEAVKIADVVMILLPDEIQGDVYREEIGPYLKQGAYLAFSHGFNIHFGQIVPRPDVNVIMIAPKGPGHLVRHEYTKGGGVPSLIAVHHDPAGNSKDVALAYASANGGGRAGVIETSFKEETETDLFGEQAVLCGGIAALIQAGFETLVEAGYAPEMAYFECLHETKLIVDLIYEGGIANMRYSISNTAEYGDLTRGPRVVTDATKAEMKKILSEIQDGEFAKEWMLENKANKPVFNALRRKGAEHQIEEVGARLRSMMSWIGASKIVDKTKN, from the coding sequence ATGAAGATTTATTACGACAAGGACTGTAATCTGGGCGTACTCAAAGGGAAGAAGGTCGCCATTATCGGCTATGGTTCCCAGGGTCATGCCCATGCCAATAATCTGAAGGATTCGGGGATTGACGTGGTGGTTGGTCTTCGCCCCGACTCGACTTCGGTCAGCAAGGCGACCAACGCCGGTCTTACGGTGTTGCCGACCATCGAGGCGGTCAAGATTGCCGACGTGGTGATGATTCTCCTCCCCGACGAAATCCAGGGTGACGTCTATCGCGAGGAGATCGGCCCTTACCTGAAACAGGGTGCCTATCTTGCTTTCAGCCACGGGTTCAACATTCATTTCGGGCAGATCGTTCCTCGTCCCGATGTCAATGTCATCATGATCGCCCCGAAAGGCCCGGGCCACCTGGTTCGCCACGAATACACCAAGGGGGGCGGGGTGCCGAGCCTGATCGCCGTTCATCACGATCCTGCCGGCAATTCGAAAGACGTTGCCCTCGCTTATGCTTCGGCGAATGGCGGTGGTCGCGCCGGCGTCATTGAAACTTCCTTCAAGGAAGAGACGGAAACCGATCTTTTCGGTGAGCAGGCCGTGCTTTGCGGTGGTATTGCTGCCCTGATCCAGGCCGGTTTCGAAACGCTCGTCGAAGCCGGGTATGCGCCGGAAATGGCCTACTTCGAGTGTCTTCACGAAACCAAGCTCATTGTCGATCTGATCTATGAAGGTGGTATTGCCAACATGCGGTATTCCATCTCGAATACCGCCGAGTACGGTGACCTGACCCGCGGCCCGCGGGTGGTGACCGACGCGACCAAGGCAGAAATGAAGAAAATTCTCTCCGAGATTCAGGATGGCGAGTTCGCCAAGGAGTGGATGTTGGAGAACAAAGCCAACAAACCGGTTTTCAACGCCCTGCGCCGGAAAGGGGCGGAGCATCAGATCGAAGAGGTCGGTGCCCGGCTTCGTTCCATGATGTCGTGGATTGGTGCTTCGAAAATCGTTGACAAGACGAAGAACTGA